One genomic segment of Thalassospiraceae bacterium LMO-SO8 includes these proteins:
- a CDS encoding PepSY-associated TM helix domain-containing protein gives MKSLSQSQLKRLTAVHGWSGTVLGLLLYAVVATGTVAVFAHEIAEWSVGGAKNHAPLTGDLDGKIRPIADRMTKGYLEEIAVWATAKGDLNVFPHAHARNPDSGKIENYGTLFRLDGATGAELARNEGFVFTKPEWFEASALEDFLVDLHVQLYVPRPWGLILTGILGLSMMAAGVTGFLMHRHLIRDLFVAARPGDRLVTARDRHVLAASWGLLFAFLLGFTGSFFSFAGTVALPLISQVAFGGDQKAMRETLFEPAVTPDPRPVALTDLDAVVARSTGLAGAPVRFVVVDHYGRADARINVWHMPPQGNLAWVRNVFDGTDGRFLGVKPRVGRQPSAGNTLYELIWPLHTGDFAGTLSKAVWVGLGAAMCYVILSGMQLWVRRREDAALWRGFGRAVTITAYGLPFAMTTAAYGFFLSLSTADPFYWTPMGFVLGALACIAVGVFAGNGGGLAQRFRRLLGTACVVLPVVRMAMGGLGWADAAVQGQGAVLSFDLMFLVLGVLLFRWATRQPHGRPAGDPLPEPAE, from the coding sequence ATGAAATCTCTTTCGCAATCCCAACTGAAACGCCTGACCGCCGTGCACGGCTGGTCCGGAACGGTCCTGGGCCTGCTGCTTTACGCCGTCGTCGCCACCGGCACGGTCGCCGTGTTCGCCCACGAAATTGCCGAATGGTCCGTCGGCGGCGCGAAAAATCATGCCCCGCTGACGGGCGACCTCGACGGCAAGATCCGCCCCATCGCGGACCGAATGACCAAGGGATACCTAGAAGAAATCGCCGTCTGGGCGACGGCCAAGGGCGACCTGAACGTGTTTCCCCATGCCCATGCCCGCAATCCGGACAGCGGGAAAATTGAAAACTACGGCACCCTGTTCCGGCTTGACGGCGCGACGGGCGCGGAATTGGCGCGCAACGAAGGGTTCGTGTTCACGAAACCGGAATGGTTCGAAGCCAGCGCGCTCGAAGATTTCCTCGTCGATCTGCACGTGCAGCTTTACGTCCCGCGGCCGTGGGGCCTGATCCTGACCGGAATCCTGGGGCTGTCCATGATGGCGGCGGGCGTCACCGGCTTTCTCATGCACCGCCATCTGATCCGCGACCTGTTCGTCGCCGCCCGGCCGGGCGACCGCCTCGTCACGGCCCGCGACCGCCATGTGCTGGCCGCGAGTTGGGGGCTCTTGTTCGCCTTTCTTCTGGGGTTCACCGGCTCGTTCTTCAGTTTCGCGGGGACGGTCGCCCTGCCCCTGATATCCCAGGTCGCCTTCGGCGGCGACCAAAAGGCGATGCGCGAAACCCTTTTCGAGCCCGCCGTGACCCCCGACCCGCGCCCGGTGGCCCTGACCGACCTCGACGCCGTGGTCGCCCGGTCCACGGGTCTGGCCGGCGCGCCGGTCCGCTTCGTCGTGGTCGATCACTATGGCCGCGCCGATGCGCGCATCAACGTCTGGCACATGCCGCCACAAGGAAACCTGGCCTGGGTGCGCAACGTGTTCGACGGCACGGACGGCCGGTTCCTGGGCGTCAAGCCACGGGTCGGCCGGCAGCCGTCGGCGGGCAATACGCTGTACGAGCTGATCTGGCCCCTGCACACGGGCGATTTCGCGGGCACTCTGTCCAAGGCCGTGTGGGTCGGGTTAGGTGCCGCCATGTGCTACGTGATCCTGTCGGGCATGCAGCTTTGGGTGCGCCGCCGCGAAGACGCCGCCCTATGGCGCGGTTTCGGGCGCGCGGTCACGATCACCGCCTACGGCTTGCCGTTCGCCATGACGACGGCGGCCTATGGCTTCTTCCTGTCCCTGTCGACAGCCGACCCCTTCTATTGGACACCGATGGGCTTCGTCCTGGGCGCCCTCGCCTGTATCGCGGTCGGCGTCTTCGCGGGCAACGGCGGCGGCCTGGCCCAACGGTTCCGCCGCCTGCTCGGCACCGCCTGCGTCGTCCTGCCCGTCGTGCGCATGGCCATGGGCGGCCTGGGCTGGGCGGATGCCGCGGTTCAGGGACAAGGGGCGGTTCTGTCCTTCGATCTGATGTTCCTCGTGCTCGGCGTCCTGCTGTTTCGCTGGGCGACGCGGCAGCCCCATGGCCGTCCTGCCGGCGACCCGTTGCCGGAACCCGCGGAATGA
- a CDS encoding TonB-dependent siderophore receptor, with product MNNEHQSTRAAGRGMTYMARSGLLAGASLLALMLATPADAAPETFPAGNGTDRAIEKAQADDVFTFKISSKPLPQAIAEFSAVTGLQVLYTEPAVFDRTAPALAGDFTARDALTRLLAGSGLIGRYTSSASVTVELPGKDANGDVMTMGPVTVEGQGEKASGAVAGYVAKRSLSATKTDTPLIETPQSISVITRDQMDARNVNKINEVLRYTPGVDPQPYGNEPRYTDLRMRGLNATTNGIFQDGLALTFPDYVVSYNPEPWGAERVEVPRGPASVLYGQGSPGGLVNYVSKRPTTDPINIVHFEGGDFDRYQGKFDFAGAIDESKQFSYRFTGLYRDSDTFIDFIEDDRYWFAPQVSWQPSKHTTVTLFSHYQQDKTKNSQALPRSGTVVANPNGEVPLSRFVGEPDIDRVDRTEYAIGYEVAHDVGERLKLSHKLRYNNVDLDDVVVYGSGFDGNRTLSRSVYGNFGNLDGVYTDSNAQLKLDVAGTRHTLLAGLDYQLMYLEQIASSASATSIDVFAPVYGTQTSEGNIIINKDFTRSQTGIYLQDQIEWGDHWRFTLGGRFDRAVTETVNHLTKAVSQQSDSAFTGRAGVVYLFDNGLAPYASYAESFAPVIGTNPASKNYKPETGQQYEVGIKFQPEGSRSSVTLAAFDLRRQNYTETDPSTNTTDQTAAVRSQGIELEGVASFDFGLNVTAGYTYMETEVIESVDPADLGDVLAPAPKHVATAWADYTIPDGAFKGLGFGAGVRYRGMHWGDGDRTLSVPAFLLFDASVHYEWNGMHFGLHARNLLDKQHVGSCYYRNSAGICTAGEPLTVIGNLSYRW from the coding sequence ATGAACAACGAACACCAGTCCACGCGGGCAGCCGGCCGCGGGATGACATACATGGCGCGGTCCGGCCTGTTGGCCGGCGCGTCGCTGCTGGCTTTGATGCTGGCCACGCCCGCGGACGCCGCGCCGGAGACGTTCCCGGCCGGCAACGGCACGGACAGGGCCATCGAAAAGGCTCAGGCCGACGACGTTTTCACCTTCAAGATTTCATCGAAGCCCCTGCCCCAGGCCATCGCCGAATTCTCGGCCGTCACCGGCCTTCAGGTTCTCTATACGGAACCCGCCGTGTTCGACCGGACCGCCCCGGCGCTGGCCGGCGACTTCACCGCGCGCGACGCCTTGACCCGCCTGCTTGCCGGCTCGGGCCTGATCGGGCGCTATACATCTTCCGCGTCGGTCACCGTCGAATTGCCCGGCAAGGACGCCAACGGCGACGTCATGACCATGGGCCCCGTGACCGTCGAGGGTCAGGGTGAAAAGGCCAGCGGCGCCGTCGCGGGCTATGTCGCGAAACGCAGCCTGTCGGCGACCAAGACCGACACGCCGCTGATCGAGACGCCGCAGTCGATTTCCGTCATCACTCGCGACCAAATGGATGCCCGCAACGTCAATAAGATCAACGAGGTGCTGCGCTATACGCCAGGCGTCGATCCGCAACCCTATGGCAACGAACCGCGCTATACCGACCTGCGCATGCGTGGATTGAATGCAACGACCAACGGGATTTTTCAGGATGGCCTGGCGCTAACCTTCCCCGATTACGTCGTCAGCTACAATCCGGAACCCTGGGGCGCGGAACGGGTCGAGGTCCCCCGCGGCCCGGCCTCCGTGCTCTACGGTCAGGGATCGCCCGGCGGACTGGTCAACTATGTCTCCAAGCGCCCGACAACGGACCCCATCAACATCGTCCACTTTGAAGGCGGCGATTTCGATCGATATCAGGGCAAGTTCGATTTCGCAGGGGCGATCGACGAGTCCAAGCAGTTCTCGTATCGTTTTACCGGCCTCTACCGCGACAGCGACACCTTCATCGACTTCATCGAGGACGATCGTTACTGGTTTGCCCCACAAGTGAGTTGGCAGCCGTCGAAGCACACCACCGTGACGCTGTTCAGCCATTACCAGCAGGACAAGACCAAAAACTCCCAGGCCCTTCCCAGGTCCGGAACGGTGGTCGCAAACCCAAACGGTGAGGTTCCGCTCAGCCGCTTCGTGGGCGAGCCGGATATCGACCGGGTCGACCGGACGGAATACGCCATCGGGTACGAGGTCGCGCACGACGTGGGCGAACGCCTGAAACTCAGCCATAAACTCCGCTACAACAACGTCGACCTGGACGATGTCGTTGTTTACGGCTCGGGGTTCGACGGCAACCGGACATTGTCGCGCAGCGTCTACGGCAATTTCGGCAACCTGGACGGTGTCTACACGGACAGTAATGCGCAACTGAAACTGGATGTCGCCGGCACCAGGCACACCTTGCTGGCCGGTCTCGATTATCAGCTCATGTACCTGGAACAGATCGCTAGCTCCGCATCGGCGACATCGATCGACGTTTTCGCGCCGGTCTACGGCACGCAGACGTCCGAAGGGAACATCATCATCAACAAGGACTTCACGCGCAGTCAGACAGGCATCTATCTGCAGGACCAGATCGAATGGGGCGACCATTGGCGCTTCACCCTGGGCGGGCGGTTCGACCGCGCGGTGACCGAAACCGTCAATCACCTCACCAAGGCGGTTTCCCAGCAATCGGATAGCGCCTTCACCGGCCGGGCGGGCGTGGTCTACCTGTTCGACAATGGGTTGGCACCCTACGCCAGCTATGCGGAATCCTTCGCGCCCGTGATCGGCACCAACCCGGCCAGCAAGAACTACAAACCCGAAACCGGCCAGCAATACGAGGTCGGGATCAAATTCCAGCCTGAGGGCAGCCGCAGTTCCGTGACGCTGGCCGCCTTCGACCTGCGTCGCCAGAACTATACGGAAACGGATCCGTCGACGAACACGACGGACCAGACGGCCGCCGTCCGCTCCCAAGGTATCGAACTGGAAGGTGTCGCGAGTTTCGACTTCGGCCTGAACGTGACCGCCGGATACACCTACATGGAAACCGAAGTCATCGAGAGCGTCGATCCGGCCGACCTGGGCGACGTCCTGGCGCCCGCGCCCAAGCACGTCGCCACGGCCTGGGCGGACTACACCATCCCGGATGGTGCCTTCAAAGGCCTGGGCTTCGGTGCCGGCGTCCGCTATCGCGGCATGCATTGGGGTGACGGCGACCGGACACTTTCCGTTCCCGCTTTTCTTCTGTTCGACGCCTCGGTCCATTACGAATGGAACGGTATGCACTTCGGGCTGCATGCGCGAAACCTTTTGGATAAGCAGCATGTCGGGTCCTGCTATTACCGGAACAGCGCCGGGATTTGCACGGCGGGTGAACCGCTGACCGTGATCGGCAACCTGTCCTACCGATGGTAG
- a CDS encoding FecR family protein, with amino-acid sequence MRRCLPQQVQMTDDQDHSAHQHPDDAAFAQAVSWLTRLRERNGDAAAEAALRDAFQAWLGADPRHEAAFAEAERLWGRLELPTRRLADAENRRLRAVRRHRPLRSLAAAAGLIILLGTGLMWRDDIAVRLQSDYTTSIGGRTPVDLADGSRITLNTNTAIAVDMADDVRHVRLFRGEAWFDVAPDAGRPFTVDTPMGAVRVTGTRFNLRIADGKTDVSLAEGRVNLTSNMPGEALILAPGQSARLTAAGISHPEPFDRTAVTAWLRGQFVFYDTPLSSVVAEINRYRPGRIVIAKDALRDLKVSGVFRTDDTDAALRAITDTLPLGATRITGYLVVLH; translated from the coding sequence ATGCGCCGTTGCCTCCCGCAACAGGTTCAGATGACCGACGATCAGGATCATTCCGCCCATCAGCACCCGGACGACGCGGCTTTCGCACAGGCCGTTTCGTGGTTGACGCGCCTGCGCGAACGGAACGGGGATGCGGCCGCCGAGGCGGCCCTGCGGGACGCCTTTCAGGCCTGGCTCGGCGCCGATCCACGGCATGAAGCGGCCTTTGCCGAGGCCGAGCGCCTGTGGGGTCGGCTGGAACTGCCCACCCGCAGGTTGGCCGATGCGGAGAACAGACGCCTCCGCGCCGTCCGGCGGCATCGCCCCCTGCGCAGCCTTGCAGCCGCCGCGGGCTTGATCATCCTGCTGGGGACCGGGCTGATGTGGCGCGACGACATCGCGGTCCGTCTGCAAAGCGATTACACGACGTCAATCGGCGGGCGCACCCCTGTTGACCTGGCCGACGGCAGCCGCATCACCCTGAACACGAATACGGCGATCGCCGTCGACATGGCCGATGATGTTCGCCATGTCCGCCTGTTCAGGGGCGAGGCCTGGTTCGATGTCGCGCCGGACGCCGGACGCCCGTTTACGGTCGACACCCCCATGGGCGCCGTCCGCGTGACCGGCACGCGGTTCAACCTTCGCATCGCCGACGGCAAAACCGACGTCAGCTTGGCCGAAGGCCGGGTCAACCTGACCAGCAACATGCCCGGCGAGGCCCTGATCCTGGCGCCGGGTCAAAGCGCCCGACTGACGGCGGCGGGCATCTCACATCCAGAACCCTTCGACCGAACCGCCGTGACCGCCTGGCTGCGCGGTCAGTTCGTGTTCTACGACACGCCGCTGTCCAGCGTGGTCGCCGAAATCAACCGCTACCGGCCGGGCCGCATCGTGATCGCCAAGGATGCGCTGCGCGACCTCAAGGTCAGCGGGGTATTCCGCACGGACGACACCGATGCGGCGCTTCGCGCCATCACCGATACCCTGCCCCTCGGCGCAACACGCATCACCGGCTATCTGGTCGTGCTGCATTAA
- a CDS encoding RNA polymerase sigma factor, with protein MTARPFHSLAQAAEIYYEELRRFIQRRTGSLAIAEDVVQETWIRATASGAVMPDNPRAYLYRMAGNLAIDHLRRNRRRETWVDGDADDGTLARIESRSPAPDDVVAARQEWHILTQAVAELPDKCREVFLLYRGRGLTMRQVADTLNISDKTVEKHIARAMIHCRRRLRDAGRDV; from the coding sequence ATGACCGCACGCCCGTTCCATTCCCTGGCCCAGGCCGCGGAGATTTATTACGAAGAACTTCGCCGCTTCATCCAGCGGCGGACGGGGTCGCTCGCCATCGCCGAGGACGTGGTCCAGGAAACCTGGATTCGCGCAACCGCCTCCGGTGCCGTCATGCCCGACAACCCCCGGGCCTACCTGTACCGCATGGCGGGAAACCTGGCGATCGACCACTTGCGCCGGAACCGGCGCAGGGAAACCTGGGTCGACGGCGATGCCGACGACGGGACGCTGGCGCGCATCGAAAGCCGAAGCCCCGCCCCCGACGATGTCGTTGCGGCCCGGCAGGAATGGCACATTCTGACCCAGGCGGTTGCGGAACTTCCCGATAAATGCCGCGAGGTCTTCCTGCTGTACCGTGGGCGCGGCCTGACCATGCGCCAGGTCGCGGATACCCTGAACATTTCCGATAAGACCGTGGAAAAGCACATCGCCCGCGCCATGATCCATTGCCGCCGGCGTCTGCGTGATGCCGGGCGCGACGTGTGA
- a CDS encoding YcnI family protein, translating into MPRYVPVVAGCAILISGLMAAPTSAHVVLDTREAPAGSYFKGLFRIGHGCGTSPTVRVTVQIPSGILSVRPQPKAGWTIDIRKKTLPEPVTGPHGKTVTEVVSEIVWHGGSLPNEHFDEFALQMKLPDAAEGGVLAFPVIQDCEQGSRAWVEVPKPGQSRRDLTSPAPILTLTAKPHAHKH; encoded by the coding sequence ATGCCCCGATATGTCCCCGTGGTCGCCGGTTGCGCGATTCTGATTTCCGGCCTTATGGCTGCGCCAACATCCGCCCATGTCGTTCTCGATACCCGCGAAGCGCCGGCGGGCAGTTATTTCAAGGGCCTGTTCCGCATCGGCCACGGCTGCGGCACGTCGCCGACCGTCCGTGTCACGGTGCAAATTCCGTCCGGCATCCTCAGTGTGCGGCCCCAGCCCAAGGCGGGCTGGACCATCGACATCCGCAAGAAGACGTTGCCCGAACCCGTCACCGGCCCGCACGGCAAGACCGTCACGGAGGTGGTTTCCGAGATCGTGTGGCACGGCGGTTCCCTGCCGAACGAGCACTTCGACGAGTTCGCCTTGCAGATGAAACTGCCGGACGCCGCCGAGGGCGGGGTGCTGGCCTTCCCGGTCATCCAGGACTGCGAGCAAGGCTCGCGTGCCTGGGTCGAGGTGCCGAAGCCGGGGCAATCGCGCCGGGATCTTACGTCCCCGGCCCCGATCCTGACCCTGACCGCCAAACCGCACGCCCACAAACATTGA
- a CDS encoding TonB-dependent receptor, with translation MNRYPIRNPLGTLVATALTVAVIPAAAAQDKAAPVEMNPVTVTGTAVPSLTVPATDDARRLIERTPGGVELVPDTAWKDTASGTLKDILDFTPGVFVQPKWGEDSRLSIRGSGLSRNFHMRGIQLYQDGVPVNAADGSTDFQELDPTAFRYTEVYKGANALRYGANTLGGAINFVTPTGYDADLAQGRLDVGSFGFRRGQISSGGNNGVVDAFATASWLRQDGYRDHSGGHSVRASGNVGWRVTPGLETRFYMSYADIQQDIPGSVTKTAALTDPKTAASANLTRDYQRNIDSWRFANKTTLQLDTATVELGGYAVNKHLIHPIFQYLDYTYHDFGAYGRIVDEREIAGHGNRLTAGLTVSGGWVDNSQSTNNAGSKGGLLSASSDRSVNYAAYVENAYDLRPDLALIGGVQFLHATRKRNDRFDNATDTSGENDYTFVNPKVGILWQAAPDWQVFGNLSRSGEAPTFGELNFTNTALSDTEAQTATTLEIGTRGRVRDLTWDLAVYRAHLKDEFQYFDLGGGNYSVTNADKTIHQGIEAGVGWAFARNLLESGDKGDSLSLDAAYTYSDFKFDDDATWGDNDLPGAPKHFIRAALTYRHPMGFHAGPNIEWVPQAYFVDNANSVATKSYVLFGFRAGYEVSKDVSMFVDLRNLANTKYIASSSVAATATDSSALFEPGTGRSVFVGLRAAW, from the coding sequence ATGAACCGATATCCGATCCGCAATCCGCTTGGCACCCTCGTCGCGACAGCCCTGACCGTGGCCGTCATTCCGGCCGCGGCGGCCCAGGATAAGGCGGCGCCCGTCGAAATGAACCCGGTCACCGTCACCGGAACCGCCGTGCCGTCGCTCACCGTTCCTGCCACGGACGATGCCCGCCGTCTGATCGAACGCACCCCCGGCGGCGTCGAACTGGTGCCCGACACGGCCTGGAAGGATACGGCCTCGGGCACGCTCAAGGACATTCTTGATTTTACCCCAGGCGTGTTCGTGCAACCGAAATGGGGCGAGGATTCCCGTTTGTCAATCCGCGGCTCGGGCCTGTCCCGGAACTTCCACATGCGGGGGATTCAGTTGTACCAGGACGGCGTGCCGGTCAACGCCGCCGACGGCAGCACGGATTTCCAGGAACTGGATCCGACGGCGTTCCGCTATACCGAGGTCTACAAAGGCGCCAACGCCCTGCGGTACGGCGCCAACACGCTTGGCGGGGCGATCAATTTCGTGACGCCCACGGGCTATGACGCCGACCTGGCGCAGGGGCGTCTTGATGTGGGCAGCTTCGGGTTTCGCCGGGGACAGATCTCGTCCGGCGGCAACAACGGTGTCGTTGATGCCTTCGCCACGGCGTCCTGGCTGCGTCAGGACGGTTACCGCGATCACAGCGGCGGACATTCCGTCCGCGCCTCGGGCAATGTGGGCTGGCGCGTCACGCCCGGTCTGGAAACCCGCTTCTACATGAGTTACGCCGACATTCAGCAGGACATCCCGGGGTCGGTGACCAAGACCGCCGCCCTGACCGACCCCAAGACGGCGGCGTCCGCCAACCTGACCCGTGACTACCAGCGCAACATCGACTCCTGGCGTTTCGCCAACAAGACGACCTTGCAGTTGGATACGGCGACGGTGGAACTGGGCGGTTATGCCGTGAACAAGCACCTGATCCATCCGATCTTCCAGTATCTGGATTACACCTATCACGACTTCGGCGCCTACGGCCGGATCGTCGACGAGCGCGAGATCGCCGGTCACGGGAACCGCCTGACGGCGGGGCTGACGGTTTCCGGCGGCTGGGTCGACAACAGCCAGTCGACCAACAACGCCGGCAGCAAGGGCGGCCTTTTGTCCGCGTCGTCTGATCGGTCGGTCAATTACGCGGCTTATGTGGAAAACGCCTACGACCTGCGGCCGGACCTGGCGTTGATCGGCGGGGTGCAGTTCCTTCACGCGACGCGCAAACGCAACGACCGCTTCGATAACGCGACCGACACCTCGGGCGAAAACGATTACACCTTCGTCAATCCCAAGGTCGGGATTTTGTGGCAGGCGGCGCCCGACTGGCAGGTGTTCGGCAACCTGTCGCGCAGCGGCGAGGCGCCGACCTTCGGCGAACTGAACTTCACCAACACGGCCCTGTCCGATACCGAGGCCCAGACCGCGACGACTTTGGAAATCGGCACCCGCGGCCGGGTCCGGGACCTGACCTGGGACCTTGCCGTCTACCGCGCCCATCTGAAGGATGAATTCCAATACTTCGACCTGGGCGGCGGCAATTATTCCGTCACCAACGCCGACAAGACCATCCACCAGGGGATCGAGGCCGGGGTCGGCTGGGCGTTCGCCAGGAACCTGCTGGAAAGCGGCGACAAGGGGGACAGCCTGTCGCTGGACGCGGCCTATACCTACAGCGACTTCAAGTTCGACGACGACGCGACCTGGGGCGACAACGACCTGCCCGGCGCGCCCAAACACTTTATTCGGGCGGCCCTGACCTACCGCCACCCCATGGGGTTCCATGCCGGACCCAACATCGAATGGGTGCCTCAGGCCTATTTCGTCGATAACGCCAATTCCGTGGCGACCAAGTCCTATGTCCTGTTCGGCTTCCGCGCGGGATACGAGGTGTCGAAGGACGTGTCCATGTTCGTCGATCTACGCAACCTGGCGAACACGAAGTACATCGCCAGTTCCAGCGTCGCCGCCACCGCAACCGACAGTTCGGCCCTGTTCGAACCGGGAACCGGGCGGTCTGTCTTCGTCGGCCTGCGCGCCGCGTGGTAG
- a CDS encoding Tat pathway signal sequence domain protein — protein MNNRTPSVLAAALLFAGLYLSAGAASAAEKGRIGVELNKLEPADDACRAYLLLSNGTAAAFTSLKLDLVTFDADGIVQRRVAVEAAPIGAGKTSLKVFDIRGTQCAAIGRMLLNGVLSCKGGKEQTPDCLALVSVSSRAAQPFIK, from the coding sequence ATGAACAACCGCACCCCATCCGTCCTTGCCGCCGCCTTGCTTTTCGCCGGCCTTTACCTTTCCGCCGGTGCCGCATCGGCTGCGGAAAAAGGCCGCATCGGGGTCGAGTTGAACAAGCTGGAGCCCGCCGACGACGCCTGCCGGGCCTATTTGCTGTTGTCCAACGGCACGGCGGCGGCGTTCACGTCGTTGAAGCTGGACCTTGTCACCTTCGATGCGGACGGGATCGTGCAGCGCCGGGTCGCCGTCGAGGCGGCCCCCATCGGCGCCGGCAAGACCAGCCTCAAGGTATTCGACATCAGAGGCACCCAATGCGCGGCGATCGGGCGCATGCTGTTGAACGGCGTGCTGTCCTGCAAGGGGGGCAAGGAGCAGACACCGGACTGTCTCGCGCTTGTGTCCGTGTCGTCCCGCGCGGCCCAACCGTTCATCAAGTGA
- a CDS encoding MotA/TolQ/ExbB proton channel family protein: protein MENQQVGEPLAAVAEDPGMLAQGLDWLIAGGPVVAILIAMSVVAVAILGLKLWQFRGVRLWDRDTARRGLALYRAGKAPRAAELLRASPNPAARVVLLAMRGKARRDLDEGKVREEVVRCGLDMLEMLRAYMRPLEVIATLAPLLGLFGTVLGMIEAFQQLEQAGNRINPAILSGGIWEALLTTAVGLAVAIPTVAVVNWLERMIDRTAHEMDNLVTQVFTADLTAAPQTEESHAGSAYRTPVAGAAE from the coding sequence ATGGAGAACCAACAGGTGGGGGAGCCGCTGGCAGCCGTCGCGGAAGATCCCGGAATGTTGGCGCAAGGTCTGGACTGGTTGATTGCCGGCGGGCCCGTCGTCGCCATTCTGATCGCCATGTCCGTCGTCGCCGTGGCCATTCTGGGGCTCAAGCTGTGGCAGTTCCGTGGCGTGCGCTTGTGGGACCGCGACACCGCGCGCCGGGGCCTGGCCCTGTACCGCGCGGGCAAGGCACCGCGCGCGGCGGAACTTCTGCGGGCTTCGCCCAATCCGGCGGCGCGGGTCGTGCTGCTGGCCATGCGCGGCAAGGCGCGCCGCGACCTGGACGAAGGCAAGGTGCGGGAAGAGGTCGTGCGGTGCGGCCTGGACATGCTGGAAATGCTGCGCGCCTACATGCGCCCGCTCGAGGTCATCGCCACCCTGGCGCCGCTGCTGGGGCTGTTCGGCACGGTGCTTGGCATGATCGAGGCCTTTCAGCAGCTGGAACAGGCGGGCAACCGTATCAACCCGGCGATTCTGTCCGGCGGCATCTGGGAGGCCCTGTTGACCACGGCCGTCGGCCTGGCGGTCGCGATCCCGACGGTCGCCGTGGTCAACTGGCTGGAACGGATGATCGACCGCACGGCCCATGAAATGGACAACCTGGTGACCCAGGTCTTCACGGCGGACCTGACGGCCGCCCCGCAAACGGAAGAAAGCCATGCCGGCTCTGCCTACCGCACGCCTGTCGCTGGCGCCGCCGAATAA
- a CDS encoding biopolymer transporter ExbD, whose translation MPALPTARLSLAPPNNGRRRNLISLTPLIDVVFILLVFFMLASSFLDWRSIALDSPKQTGRSASLEQALLIEVRADGLRLAGETMSLDRITGRAAAALAKKSDRPVLVRPDDGVAVQEVIQVVDALSAAGVANLSLIRRNK comes from the coding sequence ATGCCGGCTCTGCCTACCGCACGCCTGTCGCTGGCGCCGCCGAATAACGGGCGTCGCCGCAACCTGATCTCGCTGACGCCGCTGATCGATGTGGTGTTCATCCTGCTGGTGTTCTTCATGCTGGCGTCGTCGTTCCTCGATTGGCGGTCCATCGCCCTGGACTCGCCGAAACAGACGGGAAGGTCGGCGTCGCTGGAGCAGGCCCTGTTGATCGAGGTGCGCGCGGACGGTCTGCGTCTTGCCGGCGAGACCATGTCGCTCGACCGCATCACGGGCCGTGCCGCGGCGGCGCTTGCCAAGAAGTCCGACCGTCCCGTGCTGGTCCGCCCCGACGACGGCGTGGCCGTGCAGGAGGTGATTCAGGTGGTGGACGCGCTGTCCGCCGCCGGGGTCGCCAATCTGTCGCTGATCCGGAGGAACAAGTGA
- a CDS encoding biopolymer transporter ExbD: MRSLRPGPGRGANDDDRILPLINVVFLLLIFFMLAGHLAATDPFHIEPPVSASETEPGDAGPVILVGPDGRVAFDGKTVDDAGLTAALAAPVEAGVTHFRLKADGGAPAVRLVEVMELLRAAGVRKVHVLTVPKAL, encoded by the coding sequence ATGCGTTCCCTGCGGCCCGGTCCCGGGCGCGGCGCCAACGACGACGACCGCATCCTGCCGCTCATCAACGTGGTGTTCCTGCTGCTGATCTTCTTCATGCTGGCGGGCCATCTGGCGGCGACCGATCCTTTTCATATCGAGCCGCCGGTTTCGGCCAGCGAGACGGAACCGGGCGACGCCGGTCCCGTCATTCTGGTCGGCCCCGACGGGCGTGTCGCCTTCGACGGCAAGACCGTGGACGATGCCGGGCTGACGGCCGCGTTGGCCGCGCCGGTCGAGGCCGGGGTGACGCATTTCCGGCTCAAGGCCGATGGCGGCGCGCCGGCGGTGCGTCTGGTCGAGGTCATGGAACTGCTGCGTGCCGCCGGGGTGCGGAAGGTGCACGTGCTGACCGTGCCGAAGGCCTTGTGA